A segment of the Juglans regia cultivar Chandler chromosome 15, Walnut 2.0, whole genome shotgun sequence genome:
CAAAATGACCATGACCAAAATGACCTCAGGAGGCCAAATCTGAGGGGAGTTAAACTGGATTTTTCCCATTTGCATGGTGATAATGCAGCAGCTTGGCACTTTAAAGCCAAtcactattttgaatttcatcaaacaccttTACCTCACCGTTTACTTATAGCTTCCTATTATATGGATGAAGAAGCTCTTGTGTGGTACCAAGAGGCATTGGAGGGAGGTCAGTTTCGAGATTGGGATACCTTTGCAAGGTCTTTGCTAATTCGGTTTGGACCAACAGCTTATGATGACCCCATGGAGGCATTGACTTGTTTGAAACAAACAGGTTCTATAGCTGTTTTTCAAGCACAGTTTGAGGCCCTTTCTAATCGGTTAACGGGATTATCCGATGTGCACAAGCTAAGTTGTTTCCTAAGTGGGTTGAAAGATGAGATCCGCCTTCCTATCCGCATGTTCAACCCTGTTAGTTTAAGTGCTGTGTACGCATTGtctaaaatacaagaagaatacCTTGCAAGTTCCAAGAAATCCAGCAAGGTGTGGGTAGATAAAATCAGTCCAATGGTAGGAGGAAGTTACAGCCGTGGACCATATTCGGGGGAAGGAAACAACACTAAATGGCAAAAGCCTTGGGGGGGAACGAGGAAGGTTTCGTCCattcaaatggatgaaaagagaaaaaaagggttATGCTGCCACTGTGATGAGAAATGGAACCCACAGCACACGTGCAAGAATCCTAGAATCTACTTGATGCAAGTGGATGAAGAGTTATCTGAAGCTGAAAAGGAACCAGTAGTGGTAGAGATCACTGAAGATGAAATAGGAGTGGCTGAGACTAGTGTGGAAGCACCTGAAATTTCTCTAGCAGCCATTACAGGAACACCCACCATGAGTACCATGCGTTTACTAGGAACTTTGATGGGAGAACCTGTCGTAATCTTAGTGGACTCGAGGAGCTCACACAACTTTGTGGAGTCCACTTTGATAACTAAGTTGAAGTTGCCTATTGATGCTTCCAGCAACTTGAATGTAAGGGTGGCCAATGGACAGAGTTTGAGGAGCGGTGGGGCATGCAACGAAGTGAGGTTAAAGGTGCAAGGTATAGTGTTCCCACCTtctcttcatttattaaatCTTGCTGGTTATGATATTGTGTTTGGCATTCAATGGCTGGTTACTTTAGACACTATAACGTGGAATTTTTCTAAGCTATTGATGGGTTTTACATATGGAGGAAAAAGTGTGGAATTGAAGGGGTTAAAATTAAACCCATCTGTGATAAAAGATGGACACAAGCTGCTCAAGACCACCACGGCCAAGAGCAGGGGAATTTTGTTACAAATCATGGCCCAAGAAGTAAAAGAGCAAAAAGAAGAAGTGTTAGATCCTGAATTTACCAAAATGTTGGCTGAGTTGGGAGGGGTTTTTAAGGAACCTGAGGGGTTACCACCACCCATAAAATATGACCATAAAATTGTCCTCAAGGAGGGCACTCAACCCATTGCTAATAGGCCATACCGATACCCTTATTACCAAAAAACTGAGATAGAAAAGATTGTTGCAGAGTTGTTAAAATCTGGAGTTGTAAGACCAAGTATGAGCCCTTTTTCATCTCCTGTTTTACTTGTAAGAAAGGCCGATGGGAGTTGGAGGCTTTGTGTGGATTATCGGGCACTTAATAAAGAAACCGTGAAGGCAAAATTTCCCATTCCTGTGATTGATGAACTGTTGGATGAGTTGGCTGGTTCAGTAATGTTTTCTAAGCTTGATTTAAGGTCCGGATACCACCAAGTGAGAGTGGCAGTGGATGACATTCCCAAAACAGCTTTCCAAACACATGAAGGGCATTAcgagttcttggtaatgcccCTTGGTTTAACTAATGCCCCTGGCAAGGGTTGATGAATGATGTCTTCAAAccttttttgaggaaattcatgcttgttttttttgatgatatattggtgTATAGCCAGTCTCGAAGGAAACATTTGAACCATTTGAAACAGGTGTTATCACTGCTGGAACATAATTCACTGTTTGCTAAGAGGTCCAAGAGTAGGTTTGTTGTGGGAGAAATTGAATACTTAGGCCATGTCATTAATGCTATGGGGGTAATGGCTTACCCCTCTAAAATTGCCACGATGTTAGAATAGCCCGAGCCTAAGAACGTGAAGGCCCTAAGGGGATTCCTAGGGCTAACGAGATATTATCGAAAGTTCATAAAAGGATACGGGACCATCGCAGCCCCATtgacataattattaaaaaagaattcttttgaGTGGAATGGCAAGGCTAAGAAGGCCTTTGAGGAGCTGAAACAAGCTGTATCACAGCCTCCCATGTTGAGATTACCTGATTTTAATAGTCCTTTcactattgagtgtgatgcGTGTGGAACGGGACTGGGTGCCGTGTTAATGCAAGCGGGGCAACCCATTTCTTATATGAATAAAGGGCTTAAGGGGAAGGCCTTGTTGCTATCAACGTATGAAAAGGAACTCTTGGCCCTTGTGACAGCAGTTCAAAAATGGAGAACTTATTTGCTTGGTcaaacttttattattaaaactgaCCAAGAAGCGCTGAAATACTTGTTGGAACAAAGAATGGGGACTAAAATGCAGCAAAAATGGGTGGCTAAGTTGATGggctatcatttttctattgagtataagaagggaaaagaaaataaggtgGCAGATGCACTCTCAAGAAGGATGGAAGGCCTAAGCAAGGGGGAATGTGCAGCTATACTCTATTTCCCTACCCCTTCATGGTTAGATGAGTTAAAACATAGTTATCAAGAATCATGTGAGATGATTATGTTGCTTGATCAACTCAAGGCAAACCTGAATGTGCCTAAGGGGTATTCCTTAAGACAAGGGGTGATTCTAAAAAAGGGGCGTATTGTGTTACCTAAAGATtctgattttaagaaaaaagtgttgcaatttatccataataacccACAAGTAGGCCATTCGGGGTAGTTGAAAACTTATAAGAGGGCCAAAATGGATTTTTTCTGGAAGGGgatgaaaaatgacataaagagGTTGGTTCAAGAGTGTGATACTTGTCAGATTATGAAGAATGAGACAGTACATCCAGCTGGGTTACTCCAGCCACTTCCCATTCCCAATCAACCTTGGACTGATATATCACTTGATTTTGTAGAAGGGTTACCAGTATTGAAGAGTTTCAGTGTAATATTGGTGGTGGTGGACTGACTCACTAAGTATAGCCATTTTATACCCCTGGCCCATCCGTATACTGCTCAAGTAGTAGCGGAAGAGTTTATGAAGAATGTTTTTATGTTACATGGGTGCCCTAGGTCTGTGGCATCAGATAGGGACCCAATTTTTCTAAGTAATTTATGGAAGGCCATCTTCACTGCACAAGAATCTTCACTGGACTTCAGTTCAGCTTACCACCTGCAATCGGACGGCCAAACAGAAGCAGTGAATAAATGCGTGGAAGCCTACCTATGTTGCTATGCTAGCTCCAAACCTAAAGTATGGGTTCACTGGCTTCCAAtggctgagtggtggtataataccACCTATCATACAACCACTAAAATGACCCCTTACCAGGCTGTCTACGGCCACCCCCCACCCACTCTTCTATCCTACATACTCGGCACAGTTACAAATGATGCTGCAAATCAGTTCCTCAACAACAGAGATCAAGTTATCAATGTACTGAAGCAGAACTTAACAGAGGCACAACAAAGAATGAAACATTACGCTGACAAGCAAAGAACTGAAAGAGAATTTACAAAAGGGGACTGGGTTTACCTTAAGCTTTAGCCATATCGCCAAAAAACCCTAGCTTTGAGGAGGAATCTGAAGCTCTCTCTGAGGTACTACGGGCCTTTCCAGGTTGAAGATAGGGTCAGATCCGTGGCTTACAGACTAAAACTCCCCGAATATTCCAAGATCCACCTGACATTTCATGTTTCttgtttgaagaagaaattgGGATCTCGAGTTCCTGTACTTCAGACCCTTCACCCACTGATTCTTCGGGAGAGATACAACCGGAACCTGAGGAAATTTTAGAAAGAAGGGTGAGAAGACAGGGGGACCGTGCGGTTACGGAGGTGTTAGTCAAATGGAGTGGGTTACCAACCGAAGAAAGTACCTGGGAAATGTTGTGGAAGCTTCGAGacctttacccacaccttgtgggcaaggtttttTGAAGAGGACGAGATTGTTAAGGCTTCGTCTATGGCAAGATGCTAAGGAGGAAGACAGGAGCTTAGTTACGGAAGTCAAGGTGCAGGATCTGTGGAAATGGAGAAGGGAGACTTGAAGTAATTCGAAGAAGCTGGAACGACGCCGTAGGAGTCTGGGACTTGAAGAACAAGACGCACCGTATGATAGGAATTCTTTTATTAGCTGAGATGGGTGCTACGCACCGTTTATTATGTCTTTTATTATTATGGGGTCTGTAAACGCAGCGTTTGGAATTGTTCCAAACGGTGCATTCATCTATCAACTAGTTGTTTTCATACTAGTCTGTCATTTACTTTCATGCTGTGAGGTCAAGTTAGTTTAATTGGAATTCTGTTAGAGAAAACGTCTTAAGGCAGGGAAGGTAGTGGAATGAGGTATCGAAGAATATTTCTGTAAGAAAGTGGATTCTGTTGGAGGATTGGGAGCCCTCGAAGTTACTCCCGTATCAATACAATATCCTTCGGCATTTACTCAAACATCTAGTGTGCATCATTTTCATTGCATCAATACACTGCATACTCATCCATTTATCATCCTACATACAACCCATTCGCAAGAAAGAAGATCATTATCAAGGTCTTAACAAAACCCTTTAATAAAGTCCTCTTCGTTAGACATCCTTACAAATATAGATCTAGGATTGGCCATCGCCGAAATCACCAGTTGAGCACCCAACACCCAATGAAGACGACAAAATGCTCTGATATTGTCCAAAGATGGCCTTATGCGCAAAAACTTCAAAACTAGTGTGAACCTAAAAGGTTGAGCCGATCGCTCGATTTCCTCCTTCGTAAAGGAGACATACTGCACTCCTTCAAACACCTTCAAAGGTCACAGAGGCACCACCACCTCATGGATAGGTTGAGGTGTTTGCGCTACCAAATCAACAAAGGATCAGAGACTCCCTAATGGGGCCAGGGCACGCAAGGCAACCCTGGTGCCAGCCATTCAGAAGGAACACTCAGAGAAAAGACCTAGCAGAAAGACCTAGGACACGTTAGCAAAATGACAGTCCCGAAAGATTTCTAACAACAACAGTTATGACCTAAAGGAGAAAACCAAATAGTAAATAGCTTTTGAATAGTAGCACTTATTATTAAAA
Coding sequences within it:
- the LOC118344675 gene encoding uncharacterized protein LOC118344675, translating into MDEEALVWYQEALEGGQFRDWDTFARSLLIRFGPTAYDDPMEALTCLKQTGSIAVFQAQFEALSNRLTGLSDVHKLSCFLSGLKDEIRLPIRMFNPVSLSAVYALSKIQEEYLASSKKSSKVWVDKISPMVGGSYSRGPYSGEGNNTKWQKPWGGTRKVSSIQMDEKRKKGLCCHCDEKWNPQHTCKNPRIYLMQVDEELSEAEKEPVVVEITEDEIGVAETSVEAPEISLAAITGTPTMSTMRLLGTLMGEPVVILVDSRSSHNFVESTLITKLKLPIDASSNLNVRVANGQSLRSGGACNEVRLKVQGIVFPPSLHLLNLAGYDIVFGIQWLVTLDTITWNFSKLLMGFTYGGKSVELKGLKLNPSVIKDGHKLLKTTTAKSRGILLQIMAQEVKEQKEEVLDPEFTKMLAELGGVFKEPEGLPPPIKYDHKIVLKEGTQPIANRPYRYPYYQKTEIEKIVAELLKSGVVRPSMSPFSSPVLLVRKADGSWRLCVDYRALNKETVKAKFPIPVIDELLDELAGSVMFSKLDLRSGYHQVRVAVDDIPKTAFQTHEGHYEFLSRRKHLNHLKQVLSLLEHNSLFAKRSKSRFVVGEIEYLGHVINAMGAKKAFEELKQAVSQPPMLRLPDFNSPFTIECDACGTGLGAVLMQAGQPISYMNKGLKGKALLLSTYEKELLALVTAVQKWRTYLLGQTFIIKTDQEALKYLLEQRMGTKMQQKWVAKLMGYHFSIEYKKGKENKVADALSRRMEGLSKGECAAILYFPTPSWSVASDRDPIFLSNLWKAIFTAQESSLDFSSAYHLQSDGQTEAVNKCVEAYLCCYASSKPKVWVHWLPMAEWWYNTTYHTTTKMTPYQAVYGHPPPTLLSYILGTVTNDAANQFLNNRDQVINVLKQNLTEAQQRMKHYADKQRTEREFTKGDWVYLKL